A single region of the Corallococcus macrosporus genome encodes:
- a CDS encoding exo-beta-N-acetylmuramidase NamZ domain-containing protein, translating to MTKVKTGLDVWAAQGFSALKGKRVGAIVNPTSVDSRFRHLADLLAGTEGVTLAALFGPEHGIRGEAQYMVAVDEARDRKTGVPVHSLYGSTFESLSPRQEWLKGLDALVFDIQDVGSRYYTYVYTMALAMKAAAQARVAFYVLDRPNPLDGVTLEGNLVGEKFRSFVGLYALPNRHGMTAGELARLFNAQEGFGCDLTVVPCEGWTRDMYWSDTGLPFLPPSPNMPTPDTALVYPGMCQLEGTNVSEGRGTCRPFEQFGAPWVDTDQLMARLDRERLPGVAFRPVGFTPTFDKFKGQSCNGAFIHVTDRKAFKPLRTGIAITQALHDIGPGHFDWRADAYEFVEDVPAFDLLCGTDQVRRGIEEGWSLDRMLEGFEPQTEAFRKHREPALLYASGR from the coding sequence GTGACGAAGGTGAAGACGGGACTGGATGTGTGGGCCGCGCAGGGCTTCTCCGCGCTCAAGGGCAAGCGCGTGGGCGCCATCGTGAATCCCACGAGCGTGGACTCGCGCTTCCGCCACCTGGCGGACCTGCTGGCCGGCACGGAGGGCGTGACGCTGGCGGCGCTCTTCGGCCCGGAGCACGGCATCCGCGGCGAGGCCCAGTACATGGTGGCCGTGGACGAGGCGCGCGACCGCAAGACGGGCGTGCCGGTGCACAGCCTCTATGGCTCCACCTTCGAGTCGCTCTCCCCGCGCCAGGAGTGGCTCAAGGGCCTGGACGCGCTCGTCTTCGACATCCAGGACGTGGGCAGCCGCTACTACACCTACGTCTACACCATGGCCCTGGCCATGAAGGCCGCGGCCCAGGCCCGCGTCGCGTTCTACGTGCTGGACCGGCCCAACCCGCTGGATGGGGTGACGCTGGAGGGCAACCTCGTGGGGGAGAAGTTCCGCTCCTTCGTGGGGCTGTACGCGCTGCCCAACCGCCACGGCATGACGGCGGGGGAGCTGGCCCGGCTGTTCAACGCGCAGGAGGGCTTCGGCTGCGACCTCACGGTGGTGCCGTGCGAGGGCTGGACGCGCGACATGTACTGGAGCGACACGGGCCTGCCGTTCCTGCCGCCGTCGCCCAACATGCCCACCCCGGACACCGCGCTGGTGTACCCGGGCATGTGCCAATTGGAGGGCACCAACGTGTCCGAGGGCCGCGGCACCTGCCGGCCCTTCGAGCAGTTCGGCGCGCCGTGGGTGGACACGGATCAGCTCATGGCCCGGCTGGACAGGGAGCGGCTGCCGGGCGTGGCCTTCCGTCCGGTGGGCTTCACGCCGACGTTCGACAAGTTCAAGGGCCAGTCGTGCAACGGGGCCTTCATCCACGTCACGGACCGCAAGGCGTTCAAGCCGCTGCGCACGGGCATCGCCATCACCCAGGCGCTGCACGACATTGGCCCGGGGCACTTCGACTGGCGGGCGGACGCGTACGAGTTCGTGGAGGACGTGCCCGCGTTCGACCTCCTGTGCGGCACCGACCAGGTGCGTCGTGGCATCGAGGAGGGGTGGAGCCTGGACCGGATGCTGGAGGGCTTCGAGCCGCAGACGGAGGCCTTCCGCAAGCACCGCGAGCCCGCCCTGCTGTACGCTTCCGGGCGGTGA
- a CDS encoding endonuclease MutS2: protein MTVQISQRTLEDLGFSEVLRALTQRCRTEPGRERVLARPFLDTEAEVTEALALVDEARFLSQQQFSLPLGGVTDLRTAVGHAEKGGVLEPRQLIDAAQLLFAFARTREALDERKERVPRLVEISKRLPFLEAMARRLDQCFEPDGTIADRASPELKEARDRARGLHRRIKTRLDELLHDESFTTKLRENYYTLRNGRYVVPVVSNYRSEVDGIVHNASQTGQTLFMEPQAMVGLGNDLAIAQSEVAEEELKVLQELSKHVGRESVRILEGLEAVAELDEVESIAVLAADLDATTPIFVDVKELQLRSLRHPRLVLKGTEVVSNDVTLTQDARALVVSGPNAGGKTVTLTGVGLCALMLRAGLPIPVGEGSRMPLYRSVHSTVGDTQDLAQGLSSFSGHVTMLRDILSVVGTDSLVLIDEIASDTDPREGAAIAIAVLEELLGKGAYVLVTTHLEELKALAHMDPRFLNARVGFDAKRMAPTFRLQMGASGQSSAIDVAARVGLPASVCERARELSLNAGGPLSKALAAAEEERRKLTEELEKARIAAKEAEALRADLEKQKVAFERERKGRMMQFNEDVHAASEHAAQEVRDLLTKLRAEQNEKALSEARQQLQQRADEAAKRAAAAKAELFQVEAPGPASLKVGAWVHHSGLGRDVEILELTDGQAVVSAGGALKMRVPTTELSGSRGKKPQQAKFPDQKKGEAALKRAASAAPSQVDATNFRCDVRGMRADDALAELETFLDQGLRKGEEAALIIHGHGTGALKQAIRDHLAASPYIRMFRPGESHEGGDGVTVVSLRG, encoded by the coding sequence ATGACTGTGCAGATTTCCCAAAGGACGTTGGAAGATCTTGGTTTCTCGGAAGTGCTCCGCGCGCTGACGCAGCGCTGCCGCACGGAGCCAGGAAGGGAGCGAGTGCTCGCCCGTCCATTCCTGGACACCGAGGCGGAAGTCACCGAAGCGCTGGCCCTGGTCGACGAGGCCCGCTTCCTCTCCCAGCAGCAGTTCTCCCTGCCCCTGGGCGGCGTGACGGACCTGCGCACCGCCGTGGGCCACGCGGAGAAGGGCGGCGTGCTGGAGCCCCGCCAGCTCATCGACGCGGCCCAGTTGCTCTTCGCCTTCGCGCGCACCCGTGAGGCGCTGGACGAGCGCAAGGAGCGCGTCCCCCGCCTGGTGGAGATCTCCAAGCGCCTCCCCTTCCTGGAGGCCATGGCGCGCCGGTTGGATCAGTGTTTCGAACCGGACGGAACCATCGCGGACCGCGCCAGTCCTGAGCTGAAGGAAGCGCGGGACCGGGCGCGCGGCCTGCACCGGCGCATCAAGACGCGCCTGGACGAGCTGCTGCACGACGAGAGCTTCACCACCAAGCTGCGCGAGAACTACTACACGCTGCGCAACGGGCGGTACGTGGTGCCGGTGGTGTCGAACTACCGCTCGGAGGTGGACGGCATCGTCCACAACGCCAGCCAGACGGGGCAGACGCTCTTCATGGAGCCCCAGGCGATGGTGGGCCTGGGCAACGACCTGGCCATCGCGCAGTCGGAGGTCGCGGAGGAGGAGCTGAAGGTGCTCCAGGAGCTGAGCAAGCACGTGGGCCGCGAGTCCGTGCGCATCCTGGAGGGCCTGGAGGCGGTGGCGGAGCTTGACGAGGTGGAGTCCATCGCGGTGCTGGCCGCGGACCTGGACGCCACGACGCCCATCTTCGTGGACGTGAAGGAACTTCAGCTGCGCTCGCTGCGCCACCCGCGCCTGGTGCTCAAGGGCACGGAGGTGGTGTCCAACGACGTGACGCTCACGCAGGACGCCCGGGCGCTGGTGGTGTCCGGCCCCAACGCGGGCGGCAAGACGGTGACGCTGACGGGCGTGGGGCTGTGCGCGCTGATGCTGCGCGCGGGCCTGCCCATCCCGGTGGGCGAAGGGTCGCGGATGCCGCTGTACCGCTCCGTGCACTCCACCGTGGGTGACACGCAGGACCTGGCGCAGGGCCTGTCCTCGTTCAGCGGCCACGTGACGATGCTGCGCGACATCCTGTCGGTGGTGGGCACGGACTCGCTGGTGCTCATCGACGAGATCGCCTCGGACACGGATCCGCGCGAGGGCGCGGCCATCGCCATCGCGGTGCTGGAGGAGCTGCTGGGCAAGGGCGCGTACGTCCTGGTGACGACGCACCTGGAGGAGCTCAAGGCGCTGGCGCACATGGATCCGCGCTTCCTCAACGCGCGCGTGGGCTTCGACGCCAAGCGGATGGCGCCCACGTTCCGGCTGCAGATGGGCGCGTCCGGCCAGTCGTCCGCCATCGACGTGGCGGCGCGGGTGGGCCTGCCCGCTTCGGTGTGCGAGCGCGCGCGGGAGCTGTCGCTCAACGCGGGCGGTCCGCTCAGCAAGGCGCTGGCGGCGGCGGAGGAGGAGCGGCGCAAGCTCACCGAGGAGCTGGAGAAGGCGCGCATCGCGGCGAAGGAGGCGGAGGCACTTCGCGCGGACCTGGAGAAGCAGAAGGTCGCCTTCGAGCGCGAGCGCAAGGGCCGCATGATGCAGTTCAACGAGGACGTGCACGCGGCCAGCGAGCACGCCGCGCAGGAGGTCCGAGACCTCCTGACGAAGCTGCGCGCGGAGCAGAACGAGAAGGCGCTGTCGGAGGCGCGGCAGCAGTTGCAGCAGCGCGCGGACGAGGCGGCGAAGCGCGCGGCGGCGGCCAAGGCGGAGCTGTTCCAGGTGGAGGCCCCGGGGCCCGCGAGCCTCAAGGTGGGCGCGTGGGTGCACCACTCCGGCCTTGGCCGGGACGTGGAGATCCTGGAGCTGACGGACGGCCAGGCGGTGGTGTCCGCGGGCGGCGCGCTGAAGATGCGCGTGCCCACGACGGAGCTTTCCGGTTCGCGGGGCAAGAAGCCGCAGCAGGCGAAGTTCCCGGACCAGAAGAAGGGCGAGGCGGCCCTGAAGCGCGCGGCCTCCGCGGCGCCGTCGCAGGTGGACGCCACGAACTTCCGCTGCGACGTGCGAGGCATGCGCGCGGACGACGCGCTGGCGGAGCTGGAGACGTTCCTGGACCAGGGCCTGCGCAAGGGTGAGGAGGCGGCGCTCATCATCCACGGCCACGGCACGGGAGCCCTCAAGCAGGCCATCCGGGACCACCTGGCCGCGTCGCCCTACATCCGCATGTTCCGCCCCGGGGAGAGCCACGAGGGCGGCGACGGAGTGACGGTGGTGTCCCTGCGAGGCTGA
- the nadD gene encoding nicotinate (nicotinamide) nucleotide adenylyltransferase, whose product MKVALLGGSFNPPHVGHLMAASYVHATQGVDAVWLMPTFHHPFGKQLESFDARVRMCEALCRETSGWLQTSLVERELGGGGRTVDTLAFLVERYPDTKFSLIIGSDILRDLPNWKDFDRIQRMARVLVLYRAGYPAPDTVGPPLAEVSSTQVRDLLARGLEPSELVPSAVLKVAREEGLFGLRGR is encoded by the coding sequence GTGAAGGTCGCGCTGCTCGGAGGCTCGTTCAACCCGCCGCACGTGGGCCACCTGATGGCGGCCTCCTACGTCCATGCGACGCAGGGCGTGGACGCCGTCTGGCTGATGCCCACGTTCCACCATCCGTTCGGCAAGCAGTTGGAGTCCTTCGACGCGCGCGTGCGCATGTGCGAGGCGCTCTGCCGCGAGACGTCCGGCTGGCTCCAGACGAGCCTGGTGGAGCGGGAGCTGGGCGGCGGCGGGCGCACGGTGGACACGCTGGCGTTCCTGGTGGAGCGCTACCCGGATACGAAGTTCTCGCTGATCATCGGCAGCGACATCCTGAGAGATTTGCCGAACTGGAAGGACTTCGACCGCATCCAGCGCATGGCCCGCGTGCTGGTGCTCTACCGCGCGGGCTACCCGGCGCCGGACACGGTGGGGCCGCCCTTGGCGGAGGTGTCCTCCACGCAGGTGCGCGACCTGCTGGCGCGCGGCCTGGAGCCGTCGGAGCTGGTGCCCTCCGCGGTGCTCAAGGTGGCGCGCGAGGAGGGACTGTTCGGCCTGCGCGGCAGGTAG
- a CDS encoding adenylate/guanylate cyclase domain-containing protein, protein MKTANLAIVFTDIKGFTERTSRQTLEENQRLLQVHEALLAPLFKAFGGRIIKSIGDAFLVTFESPTQAVLSGIAIQDRLWHHNRGLLEDDQIHVRVAVNVGEVRVESNDIFGEPVNIAARVEGITDADEVFFTEAVYLSMNKAEVPSQEVGAFELKGIPGKIRVFRVPRAPYRVLAPAPDAVLPAPEEASSLPPYGNLALSRVPDSGLDLAVLGQRAAVVGAVVGQGAVAVGQRAAAGAVVVSQRAAAGAVAVRQRATVLGKQARTATDALWARTYAKLPPAITSKVSSTVAGWAVCALLLAVVLLGGALLVNGGGPAMRAIRDVEHATGAEKLTRANEARRLIKLEDEDERNYLDGRLDEALGSMTTAMGFYKKAVREDGSDRAASRLISLLKHEQCGVRVSAAEALASLRLESARGPLKTLADDGGPNEGSGGVLGFGACDSKKAAQSALKRLAAN, encoded by the coding sequence TTGAAGACCGCCAACCTCGCCATCGTCTTCACCGACATCAAGGGCTTCACCGAGCGCACCAGTCGGCAGACGCTGGAGGAGAACCAGCGGCTGCTCCAGGTGCACGAGGCGTTGCTCGCGCCGCTGTTCAAGGCGTTCGGTGGACGCATCATCAAATCGATTGGCGACGCGTTCCTCGTCACCTTCGAGTCCCCCACCCAGGCCGTCCTGAGCGGCATCGCCATCCAGGACCGGCTGTGGCACCACAACCGGGGGCTGCTGGAGGATGATCAGATCCACGTCCGCGTCGCGGTGAACGTGGGCGAGGTCCGGGTGGAGAGCAACGACATCTTCGGCGAGCCGGTGAACATCGCGGCCCGCGTGGAGGGCATCACCGACGCGGACGAGGTCTTCTTCACGGAGGCCGTCTACCTCTCCATGAACAAGGCGGAGGTGCCCTCCCAGGAGGTGGGCGCCTTCGAGCTCAAGGGCATCCCCGGGAAGATCCGCGTCTTCCGCGTGCCGCGCGCGCCCTACCGGGTGCTGGCGCCGGCGCCGGACGCGGTGCTGCCCGCGCCGGAGGAGGCGTCCTCGCTGCCGCCGTACGGCAACCTGGCCCTGTCGCGCGTGCCGGATTCGGGCCTGGACCTGGCGGTCCTGGGCCAGCGCGCGGCCGTGGTGGGCGCGGTGGTGGGGCAGGGCGCGGTGGCGGTGGGGCAGCGCGCGGCGGCAGGCGCGGTGGTGGTGAGTCAGCGCGCGGCGGCGGGCGCGGTGGCGGTGAGGCAGCGGGCCACGGTGCTGGGCAAGCAGGCGCGCACCGCGACGGATGCGCTCTGGGCGCGCACGTACGCGAAGCTGCCGCCCGCCATCACCTCGAAGGTGTCGTCCACCGTGGCCGGCTGGGCCGTGTGCGCGCTGTTGCTGGCGGTGGTGCTGCTGGGCGGGGCGCTGCTCGTCAACGGCGGGGGCCCCGCCATGCGAGCCATCCGCGACGTGGAGCACGCCACCGGCGCGGAGAAGCTCACGCGAGCGAACGAGGCGCGGCGGCTCATCAAGCTGGAGGACGAGGATGAGCGGAACTACCTCGATGGCCGGCTGGACGAGGCGCTGGGCAGCATGACCACCGCGATGGGCTTCTACAAGAAGGCGGTGCGCGAGGACGGCAGCGACCGCGCGGCGTCCCGGCTCATCTCGCTGCTGAAGCACGAGCAGTGCGGCGTGCGCGTCAGCGCGGCGGAGGCCCTGGCCAGCCTGCGCCTGGAGTCCGCGCGGGGGCCGCTGAAGACGCTCGCGGACGACGGGGGCCCGAATGAAGGGTCCGGGGGCGTCCTCGGCTTTGGCGCCTGTGACTCGAAGAAGGCGGCGCAGAGCGCGCTCAAGCGCCTGGCCGCGAACTGA
- a CDS encoding tetratricopeptide repeat protein, translating into MMWVLVAALLAGASDAPASPVLTAQAAPASSPLADALALETAGNDAGALVALERLISNQPRWELPRLEAARLLLKGGSAPELERAATHLEAALREAPDNPRVWFLQGQLLEERGTSLDAIRAYEKAVALRPSYDDARFRLAGLWAQAGDWLKAELHYRPLSKSRPAWVQVRMQLAAVLEKQGRTLDAEREFLAARDAQPDNPGVLRTLAAFYERTDRPQLAAKVRAQLTAPEKRNMRALKPSKR; encoded by the coding sequence ATGATGTGGGTTCTCGTGGCGGCGCTGCTTGCGGGCGCGTCCGACGCACCGGCCTCTCCGGTCCTGACGGCGCAAGCGGCTCCGGCCTCCAGTCCGCTGGCGGATGCGCTGGCGCTGGAGACGGCGGGCAACGACGCGGGAGCGCTCGTCGCCCTGGAGCGGCTGATTTCTAACCAGCCCCGCTGGGAGTTGCCCAGGCTGGAGGCCGCGCGCCTGCTCCTCAAGGGAGGCAGCGCCCCGGAGCTGGAGCGCGCGGCCACCCACCTGGAGGCCGCCCTGCGCGAGGCCCCGGACAACCCCCGCGTCTGGTTCCTCCAGGGACAACTGCTGGAGGAGCGCGGGACGTCGCTCGACGCCATCCGCGCCTACGAGAAGGCCGTTGCCTTGCGGCCGTCCTACGACGACGCGCGCTTCCGGCTCGCGGGCCTCTGGGCGCAGGCGGGGGACTGGCTCAAGGCGGAGCTGCACTACCGTCCGCTCTCCAAGTCCCGCCCTGCGTGGGTCCAGGTTCGCATGCAGCTGGCGGCGGTGCTGGAGAAGCAGGGCCGGACGCTGGACGCGGAGCGGGAGTTCCTGGCCGCGCGCGACGCCCAGCCGGACAACCCGGGCGTGCTGCGGACCCTGGCCGCGTTCTACGAGCGGACGGACAGGCCCCAGCTCGCAGCGAAGGTGCGGGCGCAGCTGACGGCGCCGGAGAAGCGAAACATGCGGGCCCTCAAACCTTCGAAGCGCTGA
- a CDS encoding putative metal-binding motif-containing protein, whose amino-acid sequence MSVTYGSFKPACLRVEAKDATGHSERTDILSSQFKNADKREVLVAVRRKADWDTALNVTVSSYAAASGNSCSGEAVETFPSNSLTVVPKEFTRFDVTLQAVDGDGDGSPTGIEWAGISDCDDKRADVRPGADEKCDTEVDFDCDGKKACADSKCAQKTCTDGDLCNTGKRCIGVGAAAECGGGEPKCKQTGGQCQSAVRCEAFTGQCIDEIVLEGTACDPGDKCVTNGRCTADKRCVGDVKPCNTPLDAQCQESVGTCNSTNGLCEYAPKPVTTSCVDGNVCNDPGSCNGSGVCIGTPTPCPPRECHAVAGCTRNASCVYAGDPAQVNNPCSEDNSGTPRVCKVDGQCVAFPYSPSNFDPNDIPGGQIGELKTTGAVVFDTDARTWTPANLGPDTDAFTIRALPQAGGPEILLIPVRTLALGGELRIVGSRAVILAVYGNATLSHDILASGRIVNGELVPGSGGNQQCGTSTGKNGKFGGGEGGGGGGAGGATVGAVGGKGYDDGATRGDAGAQQASVITPLLGGCAGGNGGGTGDAAGGLGGAGGGALQLSVARTLTISKTLSVSGGGGLGGKVSTSPAQAAGGGGGGSGGRIVLEAFQVSLTADASLTANGGGGGQGAGQSVGFANNGADGANGSETTSTTASGGTGGSTLGGTGGAGGALDIPTAGGAGSTVPVAGGGGGGGGGGGAAGFIYLRSMRPCMVNTTVVSPTPTGGCTPL is encoded by the coding sequence GTGTCCGTGACCTACGGCTCCTTCAAGCCCGCGTGCCTGCGCGTCGAGGCGAAGGATGCAACCGGACACTCAGAGCGGACGGACATCCTCTCCAGCCAGTTCAAGAACGCTGACAAGCGAGAGGTCCTGGTCGCGGTGCGCCGCAAGGCGGACTGGGACACCGCGCTGAACGTCACCGTGTCGTCTTACGCGGCGGCGTCGGGGAACAGTTGCTCGGGCGAGGCCGTGGAGACCTTTCCGAGTAATTCACTCACCGTCGTGCCCAAGGAGTTCACGCGCTTCGACGTGACGCTGCAGGCCGTGGACGGAGACGGAGACGGTTCTCCCACGGGCATCGAATGGGCGGGGATCTCCGACTGCGACGACAAACGGGCCGACGTCCGTCCTGGCGCCGATGAGAAGTGCGACACGGAAGTCGACTTCGACTGTGATGGCAAGAAGGCGTGCGCGGACTCGAAGTGCGCACAGAAGACGTGCACGGACGGGGACCTGTGCAACACCGGCAAGCGGTGCATCGGAGTGGGCGCAGCGGCGGAGTGCGGGGGTGGCGAGCCGAAGTGCAAACAGACCGGGGGCCAGTGTCAGTCAGCGGTGCGGTGCGAAGCCTTCACGGGTCAATGCATCGATGAGATCGTGCTCGAGGGGACGGCCTGTGATCCCGGCGACAAGTGCGTGACGAATGGCCGCTGCACCGCCGACAAGCGATGCGTCGGCGATGTGAAGCCGTGCAACACACCGTTGGACGCCCAGTGCCAGGAGTCCGTGGGCACCTGCAACTCGACCAACGGCCTCTGTGAGTACGCCCCCAAGCCGGTCACCACGTCCTGCGTGGATGGGAACGTCTGCAATGATCCGGGGTCCTGCAATGGCAGTGGCGTATGCATCGGAACGCCCACGCCGTGCCCGCCCAGGGAGTGCCATGCCGTGGCGGGTTGCACGCGCAACGCGTCCTGCGTCTACGCGGGTGACCCGGCGCAGGTCAACAACCCCTGCAGCGAGGACAACTCGGGAACGCCGCGCGTGTGCAAGGTGGATGGCCAGTGTGTCGCGTTCCCCTACAGCCCGAGCAACTTCGATCCGAACGACATTCCTGGTGGGCAGATTGGTGAGCTGAAAACCACCGGCGCGGTGGTGTTCGACACGGATGCCCGGACCTGGACCCCTGCGAATCTGGGCCCGGATACTGACGCGTTCACAATCAGGGCCCTGCCCCAGGCTGGGGGCCCCGAGATTCTCCTCATCCCGGTACGGACCCTGGCCTTGGGTGGCGAGCTGCGCATCGTGGGCAGCCGCGCGGTCATCCTCGCGGTGTATGGGAATGCAACGTTAAGCCACGACATCCTCGCGAGCGGGCGCATTGTGAATGGCGAGCTGGTCCCTGGAAGTGGCGGCAATCAGCAGTGCGGGACTTCGACTGGAAAGAACGGGAAGTTCGGCGGTGGTGAGGGCGGTGGCGGAGGTGGTGCTGGTGGTGCGACGGTCGGGGCTGTTGGCGGCAAGGGCTACGACGACGGTGCCACGCGGGGCGACGCGGGCGCCCAGCAGGCCTCGGTCATCACGCCGCTCCTCGGCGGGTGCGCGGGAGGCAATGGTGGAGGCACGGGCGACGCGGCTGGTGGATTGGGCGGTGCCGGTGGTGGCGCACTCCAGCTCTCCGTTGCCAGGACCCTGACCATCAGCAAAACCCTTTCCGTCAGCGGCGGGGGTGGCTTGGGCGGCAAGGTGAGCACTTCGCCTGCCCAGGCGGCAGGGGGTGGAGGCGGCGGGAGCGGAGGACGCATCGTGCTGGAAGCCTTCCAGGTGAGCCTGACCGCCGATGCCAGTCTCACCGCCAATGGCGGCGGAGGTGGCCAGGGCGCCGGCCAGAGCGTCGGCTTCGCGAACAATGGAGCAGATGGTGCGAATGGCAGCGAGACCACTAGCACCACCGCGAGTGGTGGGACTGGTGGCAGCACGCTGGGAGGCACGGGCGGAGCCGGTGGCGCCCTGGACATCCCGACGGCTGGCGGCGCAGGAAGCACGGTCCCTGTCGCTGGCGGTGGCGGCGGTGGCGGCGGCGGCGGTGGCGCCGCGGGCTTCATCTACCTGCGCAGCATGCGGCCCTGCATGGTGAACACCACGGTGGTCAGCCCCACGCCCACGGGAGGCTGCACTCCCCTGTGA